The proteins below come from a single Ictidomys tridecemlineatus isolate mIctTri1 chromosome 8, mIctTri1.hap1, whole genome shotgun sequence genomic window:
- the Tbxt gene encoding T-box transcription factor T → MSAPGTESAGKSLQCRVDHLLSAVESELQAGSEKGDPTERELRVGLEESELWLRFKELTNEMIVTKNGRRMFPVLKVNVSGLDPNAMYSFLLDFVAADNHRWKYVNGEWVPGGKPEPQAPSCVYIHPDSPNFGAHWMKAPVSFSKVKLTNKLNGGGQIMLNSLHKYEPRIHIVRVGGPQRMITSHCFPETQFIAVTAYQNEEITALKIKYNPFAKAFLDAKERSDHKDMIEDVGDGQQPGFSQSGGWLLPGTSTLCPPASPHPQFGGPLSLPSTHGCERYPALRNHRSAPYPSPYAHRNNSPTYSDNSSACLSMLPSHENWSSLGVPAHGSMLPGSHSASPPAGSSQYPSLWSVSNGTITPGSQTAGVSNGLGAQFFRGSPAHYAPLTHAVPAASSSGSPLYEGAATVTDVPESQYDASAQGRLLTSWTPVSPPSM, encoded by the exons ATGAGCGCCCCGGGCACCGAGAGCGCCGGGAAGAGCCTGCAGTGCCGAGTGGACCACCTGCTGAGCGCGGTGGAGAGCGAGCTGCAGGCTGGCAGCGAGAAAGGCGACCCCACCGAGCGCGAGCTGCGCGTGGGCCTGGAGGAGAGCGAGCTGTGGCTGCGCTTCAAAGAGCTCACCAATGAGATGATCGTGACCAAGAACGGCAG GAGGATGTTCCCCGTGCTGAAGGTGAACGTGTCCGGCCTGGACCCCAACGCCATGTATTCTTTCCTGCTGGACTTCGTGGCCGCCGACAACCACCGCTGGAAGTACGTGAACGGGGAGTGGGTGCCCGGCGGCAAGCCGGAGCCGCAGGCGCCCAGCTGCGTCTACATCCACCCCGACTCGCCCAACTTCGGCGCCCACTGGATGAAGGCGCCTGTCTCCTTCAGCAAAGTCAAGCTCACCAACAAACTCAACGGAGGGGGCCAG ATCATGTTGAACTCCCTACATAAGTATGAGCCTCGCATTCACATAGTGAGAGTCGGGGGTCCCCAGCGCATGATCACCAGCCACTGCTTCCCGGAGACCCAGTTCATAGCAGTGACAGCCTATCAGAACGAGGAG ATCACAGctcttaaaattaaatacaatccATTTGCCAAAGCTTTCCTGGATGCTAAAGAAAG aagTGATCACAAAGACATGATAGAAGATGTGGGGGACGGCCAGCAGCCGGGGTTCTCCCAAT CAGGGGGGTGGCTTCTTCCTGGAACCAGCACCCTCTGTCCGCCGGCCAGCCCCCACCCTCAGTTTGGAGGCCCCCTCTCTCTCCCGTCTACCCACGGCTGCGAAAGGTACCCGGCCCTGAGGAACCACCGCTCAGCCCCCTACCCCAGCCCCTACGCTCATCGGAACAATTCTCCAA CCTACTCCGACAACTCGTCTGCCTGCCTGTCCATGCTGCCGTCCCATGAGAACTGGTCCAGCCTCGGGGTGCCTGCCCACGGCAGCATGCTCCCAGGGAGCCACAGTGCCAGCCCTCCCGCCGGCTCTAG CCAGTACCCCAGCCTGTGGTCTGTGAGCAACGGCACCATCACCCCAGGCTCCCAGACGGCCGGGGTGTCCAACGGCCTGGGGGCCCAGTTCTTTCGCGGCTCCCCCGCACACTATGCACCCCTCACCCATGCAGTGCCCGCCGCCTCGTCCTCAGGCTCCCCACTGTATGAAGGGGCTGCCACGGTCACAGATGTTCCCGAGAGCCAGTATGACGCCTCGGCCCAAGGCCGCCTCCTCACCTCCTGGACACCCGTATCCCCGCCTTCCATGTGA